The Periophthalmus magnuspinnatus isolate fPerMag1 chromosome 19, fPerMag1.2.pri, whole genome shotgun sequence region GTGGTCTATTAGGGAAACACAGAtgctataaaataaataaataaataaataaataatgataataaactGGCACTTAACTGTACTGTTATTCGTTTACATAATAATTGAAGAAAATTGATTTATGAAACTACTGTAGATAATTACAAAAGTGAATGTCATCTTACGcaagaaatattttatttatatatatatatatggatatatatatggatatatatatatatatggatatatggatatatggagatatatatatatatatagatatatatatatatatatatatatatatatatatatatatatatatatatatatatatatatatatatatatatatatatatatatatatatatatatatatatatatatatatatatatatatatatatatatatatatatatatatatatatatgtacacatcTACTGATACTGTGTACAGTGTTCAGGCATCtcacaaaattaataaaatataatctttATTAGAAACATCCATCTGATCTGAACAAAAAGCACACAATCACATCTTGAGGTCATATTAGCCAGTATTGAACTCTAGGGCACAACAATGGCTGGTTGATCAGTTTTCAGAGAAAggcagaaagtacaaatacagtgaTAGTGAAAGTACAAGAGAAAGAGTTTGAGCACAGTGTAATTTGTTCATAATgtatattaattacatttttaaacatgaataTATAGAACTAGAGACACATTTTATTCTGCTTCCCCTATTAAGACATCAGAGTTTGAAACATTGaatttgtaacattttaaaataaaagcaatgaTATCACACAGCATTCATAACACAACCCTGAGAATGTAAAACTTGTCCGGTGACATATTACCAGTTGCTGAAATATAGTTTTTCAGCTCAGTTTTGTCCTAAAATCACATATGGCTCTCTGTACAAGTACATGCCTTCCTTACACTTGAGTTACCAGTGGTTCTCTCATACATGCGTTCCCTTCTTTATAGTCCATAGTATGAGCTGGACATGGTCCGTCCAGCAGAGTTCTGTTTAGAGGGGTGTATCTGCCCTCAATGGCATAGTACTCTGCCTCTGGATCCTGaacctcttcctcctttttttcctcttcttcctcctcttcttcatcttcccACAGTGATGTCTTGACATGATTGTACTCTGTTTGATCTTCACACTCAGTCTCACGGTGGTAGAAATAACTGAAGTTGGACACTATGACAGGCACAGGCAGTGAAATGGTCAGCACACCGGCAATGGCACACATAGAGCCCACTAGTTTTCCCCAAACGGTCTCCGGACACATGTCACCATATCCCACTGTGGTCATGGTAACCACAGCCCACCAGAAAGCATGTGGTATGCTGATAAaagctgtgtttttgtggtCAGCTTCAGCAAAGTATATGGCACTGGAAAAGAGGATGACTCCAATAAAGAGGAAGAATATGAGGAGACCTAATTCACGCATGCTTGCTCGAAGCGTTTGACCCAGAATCTGCAGACCTTTGGAGTGACGTGACAGCTTGAAGATCCTGAAGACTCGCACCAGCCGGATGACCCTTATGATGGCCAAAGAAGTGGCCGGAGTAGCATCGTTGTCCTTGGCCATCTCGGTGCCCAGAGTTACAAAGTATGGCAGGATGGCACTGAAATCTATAATATTCATGACATCCTTGAAGAAGTATGTCTTACTAGGACAGCAAGCAAATCGCATTAAGAGCTCAAAGGAGAACCAACATATACACATTGTCTCCACTAAAAAAAAGGGATCCTGGAAGACACTCTGTGGCAATGGCATATTCTCTGAGACGTTCTTGGGAAGGGAGTGATACTTGTACAGATATTCctaagagaagagaagaaaggaaggaatGACAAAATCGAGTTAATCTGGTTTTCTATCAAACAAATCATAATGTCTTctacatattttacattatacagtatatattacATAAGAAGCCACAAGACATTTGACTCAACTACATAGCAGCACTGATCTTCTATACCTCATCTACCATCACATTGCTCTTCACTTTTGGTGTAGCATCATAAAAGTGCCAGGTCTACATTTCAGTCATAGTTGATCCACTCTCTCTTTTCGTCCACCTGTCTCTCCACTTGTCATGTGAGGTTACACTTACATTGGCACTGTAGAATGTATGGTAGGCCTGCACTGTGGTTTATAATGTCCACTGTCACTGTCAAACAGGCCATGGATTAGCTAAATCTGTTATGGAGTGCAATACATTTTCTAAAGTTTTATAGTACTTTAAATTAATCTGTGCAACAACCTTGCTCATGGCTTTCAGTAGCAGGTCAGTCTTGCTAATGGTGTATGTGTATTTGTTGATCTCCACCAAGGTCTCTCCTAAGACTATATTTACCCTGTGAGATCTTCCAAGAGAAACATGAGAGTGTCGCTGAGCATCTATGTCCACCTTCATTGCTATCCCATATGCTGAGCCCTGGCAGCAGTAAAACAGCTATGCTTTGGTGGATGGTCCACAGACTCAGATACATGTTACAGTAGGTTCCTGGCAGTGCTCTTGTGCAAAGGCAGAGCAGCCTGGGAGGAATGTGTTAACATGACCCAATGTATGCAGCTGGTTCTGAGAGACCTTTAAGTGTCCACTTCTAAGCCTGTGGAAGGCTGTTGCTCACCTCTTCCCATGTGTTTTGTCACTTGGTTGACCTTTTCTTACCTCACCTTGTTACCTTAGTTTGTTTTCCTTGTCTCCTATCATTTGTATTCTACTCCCATACAACTCCCAGTACCCTTAAGCACCTCATGAATCCATGTGTATCAGATTTAACAGTCGACTAAAATAATCACAGCATTACTTTCTCTCACACTGTGGTTGGCTTGCAGACTTATTGGTCAATAGGACTTGTGTGAGAGGTTTCCGTTTTATCACAATGCACTCGCCATCAGTGTTTACATAAACACCCACTGTCCTGGAGACATTTGACCCAACCATTACTTGCATCTCTTTGGGTGAATTATGACCCAAGAGTGCAGTAATGTGTGATTGGATGCTGTTGATGGCCAAGTGTACATTGTTTCCGTAATGTTAGTAATGACACCGAAAATGTGCCTTTCGCTCTAAAGTCAGTGGAGATGATGGGACATGAAGGGATTATTTTCAATGGCTACTTTTTTGGAcagcagatttttactgtccccTAAACATCACTGAAAATGACAGATTGGATTTTTTCTTGACTGCGCGTGATGTTTACTATAAGTAATATATGACTTGCCTCTCGTGCTTCTTTGTCCAATCTGAACTCGGGGAGGGTCTCCAGGCAGAAGATGAGGATAGACACCACAATAACCATCACACTGATAATGGCTATGATGCGTGCTCCCGATGACGACTCTGGATGCTCAAACAGCATCCACAGTCTCCTCTGGATTTCATTGCTTGGCAgtggtctctcctcttcttttggAAAACCTTCATCTTCTTTGAACCTGTCTATGACATCCTCCCCCAGCTCATAAAACAGTAGCTCATCCATGAAGATATCCAGAGGTATATTGGTGGGCCTTCGAAGCCTGCCACCAGACtggtaaaagtacagaataGCATCAAAGCAGGCCCGATTTCGATCCAAGAAGAGTTCATTCCGCAGAGGGTCAAAATATCGTGACCTTCGCCTAGGATCACCGAGCATAGAGTCAGGGAATTGGGCTAATGTACGAAGCTGAGTCTCATAGCGCATCCCTGAGACATTGATTGCAAGTCTTTCACTTAGTGCCCACCCGCTCCTCCACAATGTTCCAGATCTCCTGCcatcctttcttctctctttgtcaTTTTCTTGGAGCTCAATTACTCCCTTTTCTTCACAGTTGAGCTGCTCTTTCAGCtgtttgtctttctctccatcACAGTCctttcttccccctcctctttcctcgtCACTGCTTTCCATCACCGTTGGCATCAAATGCTACCCAACAGTAATTCAATTTTTCTGGCCACAGTAGTTTTAAAATGGACTTTAGTAAAATCCTTACCTGAAATGACAGTTGTTTTATTAGTGAATTGAACTATtgtatttaataaattaattaattaatacataaatactATTTCTAAATGTATTCACTGTTGTTGTGGTCAAACCATGTGTCTATGAATAACATGTGCAACAATTGCATTTAGTACATTCGCAGATGTGCCTATTTACTCACTTTGAAAAAGTTGTTGACAGAGCACAAGGCCGGGTTGAGAAATTACATTGTTTGTGTCTCGTAGCACCTCGGGTTGCTTGGCTGTCTATCTGTCATCTTGCCCCTCACTTGTGATTTTCCGGTTGTCCAAACTGAGGCACACTCTTCCTCTGCCAATTGGGTGAAAGTCCCAGAAAGCTGCGTACTAAATTTGCGGCCAGTTGTTTTCTCAGGGAACATACAGAAGCTTGTTCGTTCACTTGCTGTCTCACGTTGGCTgtcttgaatttttttttttttgggaatgCTGTCCTGTTGAAATTTAATCTCAGCTGGACCCCAAGCGCAAACCCCTCCCGGTCCTTTCCCCTCTGCTTCTATAGGGCGAGACAACCTTCAGCCTTCCTCTCAAATATCACCTTTGCCTGGCACTGGTGTTACCCTCTTGAATAAGTCTGGAGTTGTGGCATATGGCTGAAGCATCACTGCTGCTCAGATGATTCAGATTAGTTGTGTAGACTCcgataaatcattttttttatgtttgtgataCCTGCCTGGCCACCAACACAAATGTTTGaagataaaatgtatttgttgttgtCTTTATTCAAAACTTAGTACTATTGGTACTATGATGGACttaaaaagatttttaaaaaaaaaaatatttttacattttgcttgtGAAAGGATTATGTGTACTTAGTTAATATGACCAAAAAAGTAGTTTCAAATATTGGTTTGCCCTAGCCTTGCTAGCTtgttaatacaataaaatggtaaatggtcacattggTCCCATTTGGCCGTGAAAGGTCACTCAAAGCTGCATCAAAAGAACCCAGGAACCAAATGTGCTATATTTGGTGGCTCAAAGCCAAAGTCTTTTCAATGCCCGTGACTGATTCCAAATGATAAATATAGCACTTAAACAtaatatgaaaaacacaaaccatCTTACATTGCtcactaaaaatacatttaaaatatgtatccCACATATATTACATATTGACATTTTAATAGAATTTTAATTATTGATTAGATAAACGGTTTCTTTAGTTTGAACATGAACGGTCATTACTGTGCACCACCACCAGGGGGAGTAAGTGTTTTGACACACTGCAGATAAAACTGACAAGAGGCTCAGCCGACATTTCCTCAGCGGCTCTCACAACTATCTCATCCGCACCGCTGCAATTATCAATTCAGCAGACAAATGCAACACAATTTACTGTATGCCATCCTAACAACTTTAAAGCCGTATTCGCATTATGGTCAGATGAGACAGGGAGTACATTCAGTCGCAGTATTTATTGGACAAATCTTTGAGTCCAGTGTATAAATCAGCCAAGTGATGCCTATACAAATGCATTTATATGATGAGCATGATGCATCGTGCAGCCGATGTAGCTATAGGTGATTGTGGTGGTGTGATAGGGCTCTAAATCTCTTAAGCAGCTATGTGCAGCAATCATGAGATGTGACTCCCAGGAGATGGCAGCCTGTTTCATTACCATGTTGAACACCTCGAGATTGTTGGCAGCCATAAGTCGAAGAATATGAATCATCACCTCATATTATATTACTATTCGTCTCTCCGGCTCTCTGCTGTACTGAGAGCAGCACCAGCTAATTTGCAAATATTGTGAGAACTGATTATGCCTCTCAGATAATGTTCATCAACCATTGCACTCTCACATGTGAAACCTTCTTGTCTTGCATGGTGGAGTCAGACTGTTTTCCCACAGATGACTGAATGGTGTTATGAATTACTCCCAAGAAGCAAATAAAGTGAATTTGTGGCCTAAATATACCACAGGTCTTATTACTGGTCTGGGTTAGATCATTTGatatcataaaaatgtgtattaccCTAGTATATGTATTTCACAATTACATGGAATGGACTCACATATTGTTAATGGTACACTAAATAATCAACCAACTTGCTTTTTGATTGATTTCAATgggatatatctgtactggaacaTACAGTTAGTTTTTGGTTACACAAATATCACATTGCAGTCACTTGATATTGAGCAATATGGGAAAATGTGAAGTCATTATTCTCAGATATCATGACTCAGTTACATTCGACTTTGGAAAATATAGATTATCCATATGCACCTTTGAGGCACAGAACTTCTCAGAAATACACAACCTCTCACTTCGTGTTAAACTCCAAATTAGTGGAAGACGTGATTGTCATACTATTTTCAAGTCTAATGAGATCAATGTCTTTCTTGTGGCGGTCTGACAGGCAGAGGCAGCACGTCAAATAAAATCTTAACTCAAACAAAGAAGGAATTACCAGCACAATAGAtgtcactttttcatttattttttaacgtTCATTTCAATGATTTTAAGCAATTTTAAGGTCTCTGAAAAAGCATCTCACAACTGTTAATCAGTGTTTCATTCAAGCTGCTATGGAGATTGGTTCACATTAGATCGCATTgacattcatacatttttaagtcTCAGTAGTAGAAATATGTTCAATTATGACACTTTATTGATATGTTTCTATTTTatcttcaaaatataaaaagataaatcATGAACATTCCATTGAAATATACTTTATACAGTTCTAAGTTTGTTCTTTGTGTTGTCcaacatttcaaaaataaaatccgGCAGAAAGTACAACCAGATACTCCAGTGACCACCTCCTCTTCCCATTTACTGTCCTACTAAGATTGACATACAATGGACTAGCTCCTAAGTCTGTTTTAAATCCTTGTCTGGGCAGTGAAATTAATCTTTGGAATGACTACAGAAGGTGAATATTATGTGTACTACTAGAGACATATCGCATTATATATCACATTATCATTTAAGTAGGTTTAATATACAGTATTAAAATCTATTTATAGCAtttcctctaaaacaattatGCTCTtatcactttttaaaataaagttatttttgattgctaaattactctaTGGAAAGCCATAAAGCCACTAAACATTTGTAACTGATGACAGAGCGTCTGTGTCTCAGGGAGCATACAGTGAGTGTCCATCAGTGGCATTGTGGTGCAGATTGCATACAGTGTCCgcttgaacaaaacaaaaagacaacatAAATAAgcacataaataaaatgcatatgaTTAAGCATTATCCCAGGGCAGTGCCACATTTTTTAGACACTTGTCATACCATTATGTTGCACTGGCAGTATTTAACATGTGAAGAATTGCTTCTTTTGGTTATGTAACATTAAAAAGATTGGTAGTGTTTTACAAAAACAGACTTAGCAATCCAAACATTATAAGTCCTCCTAATCAACATGACAAAAAGAGGCAGTATAATGCAGCTGTTAAATAAACTTAAGACATCCAATTTGTCTCACAACGATGAGACAAGAAAttagaaaatgaaaaagtgaaaacGGTGCTGACAAAAATACCTCGGCAAGTGTGCACACAATATTTATGAACATCTTTGCGGCCATCCaaataaaagctgctaaatgtCTTACAATGTGACCTATACTCAAACATATCATTGACTATTTTTGTAAATTGTGAGTTCTAGACCCTGTTCTACCAGTTTAGACTGAAACTGTGACGTCTGTGATCTATGTTGCCCTGTTAGGTCTCAAACAAATGAGATTCTATTTGCAAAGTAAAAGGAATGGACAACCATTCAGCTGCCTGAGCTGAACCCTGGACCAGCAGGGCCGAAACTCATGGGAAACCCAACTGTGGACTAGATGTGTAAGGAGTGCTCAATGAGGAgatatataaaatgtgattttcttcTTGATCTTTCTGGGTGGACACTGGTATCTCATCCTCGCACTTGAAAGACTAAACTGACATCATTTTGGAAGCTCTGGGTTTCTTTGATTGGTGCTATGAGTCATGTGCTGTTATGAGCTGCCTACAAACCAACTGGATGACGCCATGAGTAACGATGCAAGACCTGACCATCTAAAAACAAAGACAAGCTATCGCTACACACTCATGCTGACACTGCAAGTGTGAGTAGTTTTCAGTTGCCTCTCAAAGGAAGACGTTGCTCTACACCACGGCACAGTGTTTCAAAGTTATCAGGACTGGGTTCATGACATACAATGGTAGGAGACTAAGGGGATATGTCAAGACTCTGTTCCCCTCTTGAGAGATTATCAAGTCAAAGCATGCGTTTACACATCACTGTGAGGTGTTCACATTATTGTTGTCTATATACTAGGATTTaatatgtttgaaataaaatagcGAAACACCTACATATACGCATACCGTCTGCACACCTGAGTCCTTTATCCCACATATAGACTTACTTTGGAATGGCAGTTGTTTTCATGCAAAACCTCTCAACTTTTAAACACCATATCTGCAATCAATGTTTTGGAGGCTTATTTTCCCGTTTTcaaactgaaaagtaaatgagAAAGGCCTATAAAGCGAGCTCCTTCACTGGGACATTCTAAACCTGTATATATTACTTAACAGTGATG contains the following coding sequences:
- the LOC117387105 gene encoding potassium voltage-gated channel subfamily A member 7-like, with the protein product MPTVMESSDEERGGGRKDCDGEKDKQLKEQLNCEEKGVIELQENDKERRKDGRRSGTLWRSGWALSERLAINVSGMRYETQLRTLAQFPDSMLGDPRRRSRYFDPLRNELFLDRNRACFDAILYFYQSGGRLRRPTNIPLDIFMDELLFYELGEDVIDRFKEDEGFPKEEERPLPSNEIQRRLWMLFEHPESSSGARIIAIISVMVIVVSILIFCLETLPEFRLDKEAREEYLYKYHSLPKNVSENMPLPQSVFQDPFFLVETMCICWFSFELLMRFACCPSKTYFFKDVMNIIDFSAILPYFVTLGTEMAKDNDATPATSLAIIRVIRLVRVFRIFKLSRHSKGLQILGQTLRASMRELGLLIFFLFIGVILFSSAIYFAEADHKNTAFISIPHAFWWAVVTMTTVGYGDMCPETVWGKLVGSMCAIAGVLTISLPVPVIVSNFSYFYHRETECEDQTEYNHVKTSLWEDEEEEEEEEKKEEEVQDPEAEYYAIEGRYTPLNRTLLDGPCPAHTMDYKEGNACMREPLVTQV